The genomic segment TGGTCCGCGCAGGCCGCGCCGCCCGAGACCGGCCGCACGCCGTACTGGCTGGGCACCGACAACCTCGGGCGCGACGTGCTGTCGCGGCTGATCTGGGGCGCGCGCACGGCGGCCATCGTCGCCATGGCCGCCACATTGCTGGCCGCGCTGGCCGGCACGGCGCTGGGCGCCGCCGCCGGCTACTTCGGCGGCCGCGTCGATGCCGTCGTCTCCCGCCTGGTGGATGTGTGGATGGCCTTTCCGCCGGTGCTGCTGGCCGTGGTGCTGGTGGCGCTGCTGGGCACCGGGCTGCTGTCGGTGATCGCGGCCATCGCCGTCGTCGACTGGACGCGCTTCGCGCGCGTGGTGCGCGCCGAGACACAGGCGCAGCAGGCGCTGGACTACGTCACCTCGGCGCGCATGCTGGGGCTGTCGCCGCTGCGCATCCTCGCCACCGAGGTGCTGCCCAATGTCGCGCCGCTGCTCATCACGCTGGTGACGCTGGAGATGGGCATTGCCATCGTCGTCGAGGCCATTCTCAGCTTCGTCGGCCTGTCCGTGGCCTCCGGCGCCTCGACCTGGGGCGGCATGCTCGGCGAAGGCCGGCTGTACGTCCACCAGGCGCCGTCCCTGATGGTGCTGCCCGTCGCCGCCACGATGCTGGCGGTGCTCGGCCTGAACGCCCTGGGCGACGGCCTGCGCCAGGAACTCGACCCGGTGCTGCGCGCATGAACCACAGCGCTGCG from the Verminephrobacter eiseniae EF01-2 genome contains:
- a CDS encoding ABC transporter permease — its product is MSRSAPALAERLLRNPRVVSGALVLLLLLACALFAPWLAPHDPLEQDFLAPLQAPAWSAQAAPPETGRTPYWLGTDNLGRDVLSRLIWGARTAAIVAMAATLLAALAGTALGAAAGYFGGRVDAVVSRLVDVWMAFPPVLLAVVLVALLGTGLLSVIAAIAVVDWTRFARVVRAETQAQQALDYVTSARMLGLSPLRILATEVLPNVAPLLITLVTLEMGIAIVVEAILSFVGLSVASGASTWGGMLGEGRLYVHQAPSLMVLPVAATMLAVLGLNALGDGLRQELDPVLRA